TTTgcaaaagtttatatatatatatatatatatatatatatatatggaattgattttttaaattagaaattgaaatatgagatgaggtagaaaaattattgagctggtatgtatgtatgtatgcatgcagTCGTTCGCTAACACGGGGGCGCTGGTGACGTGCGTGAAGAACTTCCCGGAGAGCCGCGGTGTGGTGCTCGGCCTCCTGAAGGGCTTCGTCGGGCTCAGCGGCGCCATCTTCACGCAGCTCTACTACGCCATCTACGGCGGCGAGGACTCCAAGTCCCTCGTCCTCCTCATCGCCTGGCTCCCGGCCGTCGTCTCCATCCTCTTCGTCCACACCATCCGCATCATCCCCTACCCACGCGGCCGCCACGCCGCCGAGACCACCTCCCCCTTCTACTGCTTCCTCTACATCTCCATCGCCCTCGCCACCTACCTCAtggtcgtcatcgtcgtcgagAACCAGGTCGCGTTCTCGCACGCCGAGTACAGCGTCGGCGCCGCcgtcctcgtcgtcctcctcttcctccccctCGCCGTCGTCGTAAAGCAGGAGGTCAGGAGCTCCAAGCAAGAAGACGGCGTCGATCGTTCATCCTCCTCTAATCCTCCGAACGGTCCCCCGCTGACCAGCATTGCGATCGTCGAGAAGACGtctgcggaggaggaggaggagccacGAAAGCGGTCGTGCGTCACGAACATGTTCAGCCCTCCGGCGAGGGGCGACGACTACTCGATCCTGCAGGCACTGGTGAGCGTGGACATGATCGTGCTGTTCGTGGCGACGATATGCGGGGTGGGCGGCACGCTGACGGCGATCGACAACATGGGCCAGATCGGGCAGTCGCTCGGCTACCCGACGAGGAGCATCAACACCTTCGTCTCGCTGGTGAGCATCTGGAACTACGCGGGCCGCGTCGCCGCCGGGTTCGCGTCCGAGTTCCTCCTCGCCAAGTACAAGTTCCCGCGCCCGCTCGTGCTCACCTTCGTGCTCCTGCTCGCCTGCGTCGGCCACCTCCTCATCGCCTTCGGCGTGCCGCAGTCGCTCTACGCCGCCTCCATCATCATCGGCTTCTGCTTCGGCGCGCAGTGGCCGCTGCTCTTCGCCATCATCTCGGAGGTGTTCGGCCTCAAATACTACTCGACGCTCTACAACTTCGGCTCCGTCGCGAGCCCGATCGGGTCGTACATACTCAACGTGAGGATCACCGGACACTTGTACGACCGCGAGGCCGCGAAGGAGAGCGACGGGCTCGCCGGAGTGGTCGGCAAGGACACGACGTGCATGGGAGTGCACTGCTTCAAGCTCTCGTTCATTATAATAAGCGCCGTGACCGTGGTGGGGGCCTTGGTCTCGTTGATACTGGTGTGGAGGACAAGGAAGTTTTATAAGAGGGATATATATGCTAAATTCAGAGACTCTCCTCCTACTGTGGATATTGTGGAgaataatagtaatagtaatgGGGTGGTGGGGGAGAGTGTTAATGGAGTGGAGGAGAAGTGTGTTGCAGAGAATAATGGAGTGAATGGGGTGAGGTTAATAAGAGAATaggtttgtttgtttttaatttcaaaaaagaagagatttgTAATTGTATAAGCTAGCCAAAAAACTCATATTTATTTAGTGTGTgaaagatgatatataaaagaatatttcGAGCTTCTTTTTCATTAAACACACTTTTATCTaggagaaatataataatatgcatTAAGTTCATACTCCTTCAAATATTGTTAAGagttcaaatatattatataatttataaaagagaaaaaaataatttatattgcGTTCCATACAGCTAATAAGATGCttttagatttaataaattttattagatatgttatatatatttttggagtCGATTTAAGCCGACCTAGGCCAAAAACTTTCGAACAATTAGTAATACCGGAGTCTAGACTCAGGTGCTTAGTGCATTCAAAAACAAAATTGGAATTTAAATAGGATTTTGTGCTCACATGGAGAGTgacttttcaaacaaaaaaaattctgaatttGGACTCATAGTGAAGTTGATAGAGACATTGCAACAATAATCTTCAATTCATTATTTTTGGGGGGTTATAGATTAATTTACAAGCAATTGAGTCAATATGAATCTCTTTAGTGATAGAGACATTGCATTTATTCAATATTTTCATTTGGATTAATTGATTTTTCTCCTACTATAAAAGTTACTGATTAAGCAATAGTATTACAAATACAACACTAAACTgagtaccgaccgtccctagaacaagtggcaaaaggcttggtggttggtatcagagactcaagttcgaatcccagttgattcacatttctagctaagtttatttctaaatgaaataaacgaagcgggtagcgtgctacctatctctcaaaaaaagaaaaaaagaaaaaaaagaattgagttCAGCTACTATCCATTTAGAAAAACGAAAACTTTCGTCCTGTtaagtcgttttagatgatatGAATTTCGGATCTATGATCGgaaccgttaaacttgatttagagtatttataacgtctagaaacaaaattttataaattttgaaattcgtTATCAAGTTCATTGAAGAGTTGAAAATGAATAACCTTGTGAAAATAGATGttagactttttttatttatgatcgGGATTATCAAacgttatctaaatagtataaagaattttgtatcaaaaattcaaattgtttgGATTATTTTATATCGTCAAATAAGGAAACAACTCATATAGACTGTCAAAAACTGTTGATTTTGTGATTCTTTGATActacataaataatttttaaaatttataaaatttagttttctaaacactttaaatactctagattaattTTAACGGTTACGTTCATCGATTCGAAATTTATGTTATCTAAAACGACTTAGAAGAATGAAGCCCCCCATCCTTCTAAAAGGATAGTAGCTGAATTCCACATAATCCTAGATTAAggattctcttctttttttttttttcagtataaaAGGAAGCCATTTTCATTGTAATAAacaaaagataattttaatattgacagataaaaatttcaaatatgatTTGTTGGAAGCATGATTTTCACCGAAACCAATTATTAGAACCGGTATTTGTGCTGATACCGATTATGTAACACGTGacctaaaataaaacaaaatataatatgaagaagagatattggattagaaagataactaaactaatactttattaattaaaaaaatttaattatacccTAGAGACAGTGCACTTATGCAACCACATTTACTAGAACTTGTTACTCTAATTAACCAATGCCtaacaatatattataaagtcATACCAGATGATAAAtccaacttttattttgaataattataaaatataatttgaataaactttatttctaattcaattttagattaagtttggattattatttccaacacgATTGTTATTTATTGATTGAATTCGGTAAAGATGACCCCTTGAAATAACGCATTTaatgtatgttatatatatacatctgcATCCTAGTGAATCTACATAagtaaggcttagtttggtattgaggcctatctaacgctattagataaaataaagttgtggaaaaagcatatagagatatgcttctgcgttctccgataggaccgcagaaaatatattgtaaccaactcatcgcgatatacggaatgcaatattatgtacggaaacattatttttccaacgtactttctcatcgCACGTAACGCAACCTTCCCGTaatcccaaacaaagcctaaataaatttataatattctaGTAATTAATCACATAACTTATGGAAGTGTGGACAAGTATCCCAATTGATAGAAGCATTCAACCGAAATTGTTGTCTAAACTCTactattgtgtttttttttgggtaaacttcaaataccaccctcaTGGTTTcctacttttttactttagtatcctataatttaaagtgtatcaatttagtaccctgtggtttaatttttctctttttgtcggctcctccgttaatatttcgttaaattatatacaaaaaacctTCAGATAtctcacctagatttatcgaatattaactttaataccttttagttttaactttgtcactgatttaataaaaaagattaatggatgagataataaaaagagaaaaataaaaccacatgatactaaattaatacattttaaactacagagtattaaagtgagaaatgcgaaaccacaggagtagtatttgaagtttttattttttctttttttaaggagAAACAAAGAAGCACCACCTCATAATTAAGGACATGTAGGGACCAttgatattaatattttcttttgaaaaagtTGACTATATTTTGGATTTATCTACAAATAATTGGCGCTGCATTATTGTTAGCTACATGATGGTCAAGCACTTTGATGGACCTAATGAAGTAAAGTTGGACCCTAATTGATCCTAAGGTTTGAACCTCAAAACAAGTTCTTGCCAAGTTCAAGCCTGGTCCAAATAATGAGTCAATTGGACAAGAGGTATGTTTTCGGGtttaagttaatttggatttggatttggatttgaatttttacGTATAATTGTTCTGCAAATCGACCCGTAATCTATTTGGGCTATTCAGGCCCAAGCTGAATTGGCATGGACTCAAATTGCTAGGCCTAGCTTGGTTGGCTTTATTAGATGTAGTTTTCTTTGgagagagtgaaagagagagagagagagagagagagtaaagtaaaaaatctatccgcttcatttattttgtaaaaaatagaGTCAACTAAAAATGTAAAgtacttaaattttgaatttgaaactttGAATACCAACCATCGAGTATTTAATCAACTGCGTCAAGTAATggagttaattaatttttactattagaGTCAATTTGTTTCTCCGTGTCGGTGCAGAGCTAGTTTACTTCATTGATCTGTAAGCATGGGCAAAGTCAAGATTACGCATATGGTTAGTAGAGCTTGCGATCTTCTTGCTTTTGTGACTTCGGTGAAGCAACTAGACCCTTAGGGGGCGTTTGAATTGATAATGCGGCGAATCagctataaatcaaatttattaaggCCCTATTTAGATGCTCCTAAAAACGTAGTATAGTTAAATTATGTTATACCGATAGAAAAATTATTCTGTAAAGTctttatgagaaaaaaaataataacgtATTTTTTTGGAggatagttatactatacttcaaaaaaaataaagtaaaactaCAATCCACTTTAACTAAAGGAATAATTTTAATCTCAACCTACatgttaaatttcaaattttaaaattaattttaattttaaattttaaattttaaattttttaaattttaaattttctaattctataatttcaaatcatatttttcaatatcaaatttcaatttccaaatattaaaatttaattttcattttaaatattaattttcaaatttaaaatttcaaaattcaaatttaaaatttaaaatttcaaagttcaaattttaaaatttaaatttcaaaatttaaatatggattttttattttaatttcaaattttaaagttcaaattgtacgttttaaatttcaaaattttttaaattttaattttgaaacttaaattttaaatttaagtttaaaattttaaatctaggaTTTAGGTTTcagatttcatatttttaaattcaagtttcaaatttctaatttcaaatttaaaaattcaaaattcaaatgtttaaattttaaatttaaattttaaaaattttagaacttTCAATTGTTATAAACCTTGTAGAATTGTACGATATATATTCAAATAGCTTAGAAATGAAGCTGTAGGACTTTTTTATAGTAACAGAATTTCGTATttcatttataccaaaactaCATAATAAATTACATTGAGTgttttaactatgcatccaaacagagaATAAGTGATGTTTGGTTAGATATAATTGTAGATCTAATGAGGTGGAGAATGCACGAGTTATAATTActtccattttatttaattaaatgtagCAAAGAATattgtaactataaatatatattattttagttgcTTGCAGTTGAGAAgcgtatttgtaaatttttaatttggttaAATAAGGAAATCTTCTTACCCTTTCAATTTAGTAAAATAAGCAAATCTACTTACGATACTATTATCAAATATTGGCCTTTTAATTAATAActtcatcaaaattaatatttttaattactttttagaaaataaaagttagaACATTAAAATAGCTActaaagttataaaattaaacaaaatatttaacttaattaattagaatcgCCTAACTCGCAATTCCTGCATAAGTTTTTATGAACGACGAGATCAATCCGTGCATAGAAATTTATGAGCACGGATTGTACGAAATAAGGGTCCATAGTTGAGGTTCTTAGTAcaatttttacctaaattttaTCTGGGGATGTCGACGAATCCGAACCTGATCATGTCGGATTTTGAAAAATCCATAgcaaaaatagaacaaaaaaaaaagacgaaacTCAAAATCGAACAGAACTTAATCTGACAattcaaacccgagagcaatcatttctctttaccaaattttaaaatatatttatacttcaatctaaaatttcaagttACGACATAATATAAAGCCTTATCCAATTTGGGTTTAGATTCGGGTCAGGTATAGATAAATATCATATCCGAATTCACAATAGtcaggttttatttttgtaacgccccaatagtcccatatcggatgaaaaaataattttgaatagaatatatgaggcttcatgcgctagtaataataattaggcttaaAAATTTTGAGACAGTAATTGTTTAGACCCAATATCTTCGTAGAGTTTGTCATTGTCATGGCTTTCTTTGCTGttgtaaatttagttttaaaattttaattttgtcaatttACTATCTTCTATAGTATTAGCCCGCCGCAATTTGTAAATatctatttcatattttatatttggatttaTTAATATCTCATTACAAggcaaaaagttttaaaattttaattttctcaatCTTCTATCTTCTATAGTATTAGACAGCCGTAATTTGTacatatctattttttattttctatttggatTTATTAATGTCTCGTTACAAGtcaaaaatcttaaaattttaattttgttaattttctaTCTTTTATTGTATTAGCCATAACTTtactagtttatttattttatttattattatcatcgcTAGTGAACCGCAtcgttatatatatttttttataaccaTAATCAAAGTCATATCTATCTACGATCATTCAAATCCAAATTTaggtaaaattttggatatattcatattttttttccatctttATTCTAGGGTTtactggtatatatatatatatatatatcttatgagaagaggagagaggagatgagagagattGGAGTAGGTTACTCGTGctctattaggagcacagcagcccttggtGCTCCTAGCTTCTTAACcctcatcaaatttgatgggtggtagGGTGAAGAAAGAAGAgtaattgaagagaaattgatttttcaatttctcTCTATCTTTGAATTTCTCAtgccaatttctcttctctcattcaTCTAACtaatccatcaaatttgatgggcggttaagACTTAGGAATTTGCATGGGCGTTAAGAACTTTAGGAGTAAAAGTGCTGTgctctaatagcacagtagccctatcgctatatatatatatataatatatataaaataaaaataaaaaaataaaataggggttccctttccttctccttttgttgGTTGGGTGCGCCCCTGCCGTGAGTAGAAGAAAGGGCGAGCGAcggcgctctctctctctctctctttctctctcgattgattttctattctttttatcttgtattaataaaaaaaatcaaaataaaataaacataaataataaataagctCTGCTTCATAGATAGAAACCGTCCCTTTTCTTCCCAAATCTCCCGCGCCCATacaaaccctctctctctctctctctctctcctctactCGTCTCTCTTAACCTCTCCTCACTCCCCCTCCATACGAACCCTCGTCTCATCCTCTCAAACCTAGCCTAGAGCAAGAGAGGGGGATCGTGCATCAGCAATAGGCGGCCGATCCTGTAGCGCCGGCGCACGTAGACCTCAGTGCCGGACGCTCTACAGTCGGGGACCTCCATCGCGCACTGGCGGGACAGGGACTCTACGACTCTGGCGCGCCGTTCGGGGCGTCGCCGCCGTTAGGGTTTGCCAAGGACGCACGCAGCAGGGCGCTCCTCGGATAAGGCTATTCAATACGATTGCGGCTCCAGGGATGGTATATTGGGAtcgctaaaaaataaaaaaaaaaaatggctccGGATTCTTCGATCATATCCTTCCTTGTGTAATCAAGGATATTGGATTTCGATTGGTTATTGTCGGTATGATGTTCTGGTTTTTGGTTTTGTTCTTGTATTTGATCTGTTGATTCGTTTTTGTAACGGAAAATTGGACACGTAGACGTGAATCTTTGTTGAATGCGGGTCCGGATTctttattttgatcaatttttttggttAGCTTTTGTCTATGTTTTTCGCGTTTTCTAAATTATATGTGTGTctttttaacagtgtaaaaatttttataaagaaaTTCTGTTAAGGCAGTGTTGGTGTTATCTCTGTTGATTAGATTAATTGACTCTTtgatctttattattattattttttattattaatgcaATTGCATGAGATGATATTGGTTGGCGATGGAAATTAACTCATGCTTTCACAGATTCTCTCTTAATTCTTTTGTTGATTGACCTCTTTCCctgatattattttatttctttccacattttttttaatgaaggTTGATTGCTTTTGCGCTTAATGATATCTTTTTCTCGTTTCATTTGATTGTTTTTGTGACTCACCC
Above is a genomic segment from Ananas comosus cultivar F153 unplaced genomic scaffold, ASM154086v1, whole genome shotgun sequence containing:
- the LOC109705252 gene encoding protein NUCLEAR FUSION DEFECTIVE 4-like codes for the protein KIIELVCMYVCMQSFANTGALVTCVKNFPESRGVVLGLLKGFVGLSGAIFTQLYYAIYGGEDSKSLVLLIAWLPAVVSILFVHTIRIIPYPRGRHAAETTSPFYCFLYISIALATYLMVVIVVENQVAFSHAEYSVGAAVLVVLLFLPLAVVVKQEVRSSKQEDGVDRSSSSNPPNGPPLTSIAIVEKTSAEEEEEPRKRSCVTNMFSPPARGDDYSILQALVSVDMIVLFVATICGVGGTLTAIDNMGQIGQSLGYPTRSINTFVSLVSIWNYAGRVAAGFASEFLLAKYKFPRPLVLTFVLLLACVGHLLIAFGVPQSLYAASIIIGFCFGAQWPLLFAIISEVFGLKYYSTLYNFGSVASPIGSYILNVRITGHLYDREAAKESDGLAGVVGKDTTCMGVHCFKLSFIIISAVTVVGALVSLILVWRTRKFYKRDIYAKFRDSPPTVDIVENNSNSNGVVGESVNGVEEKCVAENNGVNGVRLIRE